The DNA segment GGTGGCCAAGGCATAAAGGATTCGGCGACATGGCACTGACCAAAGCACAGAAACAGACCCGCGTGGATTCGCTGCAAGCGGCGCTCGCCGACGCATCCACCCTCATCGTGACCGGCTTCAGCGGCCTCACCGTGGCGCAGGATTTTGAGCTGCGCAAGCGCCTGCGCGCCGCCGGCGGCCACTTCCGCGTCATCAAGAACACCCTCGCCCGCCGCGCCGCCCAGGGGAGCAGCGCCGCCGGCGTGCTGGAAAAACTCACCGGCGTCAACGCCATCGCCTATACCAGCGGCGACGGCGTCGCCCTGGCCAAAGTCCTGCGCGATTACTGCAAGGACAATCCCGCCCTGGTGGTCCATGCCGGTGTCGTCGAGGGCGCGGTCGTCGACGCCCGGGGCGTCGAGCAACTGGCCTCGATTCCGTCCAAACCCGAGCTCTATGCCAAGCTGCTCTGGCTGCTGCAAGCGCCCGCGCAGCGCCTGGTGACGGTCCTTCAGGCCACCGGCCGCAACACCGCCGTGGTCATCGATCAAGGTGTGAAAGCGAACAAGTTTCATGAGTAAAAGTTCTCAGTTTTCAGTTCTCAGTCGTCAGTCGGCGGTTACGCCCGAACGTCCCCGTTCGGGCGCCCGTTCCGTACTGAAAACTGATGACTGAATACTGGCGACCATTTTTGAGGAGAAACAATGGCTGACCTGCAAACGCTCGTAGATTCGATCAAGAACCTGACCCTGCTTGAGGCCTCGCAGTTGGTGAAACAACTCGAGGAAGAGCTGGGCGTCTCCGCCGCCGCGGCCGCACCCGTGGTCGTCGCCGGCGGCGGGCCTGCCGCTGGCGGCGCGGCCCCGGCCGAGGAGAAAACCGAGTTCGCCGTCGTGCTGACCGCCGTCGGCGCCAACAAGATCAACGTCATCAAGGTGGTCCGCGAAGTCACCAGCCTGGGCCTGAAAGAAGCCAAGGACCTGGTCGACGGCGCGCCCAAGACCGTCAAGGAAGGCGTGCCCAAGGAAGAGGCCGAGACCATCAAGAAGAAGTTCACCGACGCTGGCGCCACCGTCGAAGTCAAGTAGATTGCCCTTTTCGGCCGTCCCCGTTTCCGGCGCCCGTACGTGCTCGTGCGGGCGCCCATTGCCGCTACCAGCTACTAGCTACCCGCTACTGGCTTTTTGGAGTTGATATGCCCTTTCATCCGGATGGAACCCCGATCCGCACCGATTTTTCCAAAATCCCGACTGCCATCCAAATCCCCAACCTCATCGAGGTTCAACGCCAGAGCTACGAGCGCTTCCTGCAGATGGACCTGCTCCCCGGCGAACGCGATGACGGCGGCCTGCAGTCGGTGTTCAACTCCGTTTTCCCCATCTCCGATTTCCGCGGCGTCAGCCAGCTCGATTTCGTCGACTACGCCATCGGCAACTGGGAGTGCAAGTGCGGCAACCTGCGCGGCCTGCATCATCTCCGCTCCACCTGCCGCGGCTGCGGAGCCACCATCATCACCAACCCCTTCCAGGCGGGCGAAATCCTCTGCCGTCATTGCGGCACCTACAACGCCAACGTGCCCACCTTCTGCCAGAAGTGCGGCGATCCCGTCGGCCTGCAACTGAAAAACGACCGCGCCGAGTGCGAGGACAAGGGCTCGACCTACTCCGCCCCCCTCAAGGTCACCATCCGCCTCACCATCTACGACAAGGACCCGGAAACCGGCGTCAAGAGCATCCGCGACATCAAGGAGCAGGAAGTCTTCTTCGGCGACATTCCGCTCATGACCGAGAACGGCACCTTCATCATCAACGGTACCGAGCGCGTCATCGTCAGCCAGCTCCACCGTTCGCCCGGCGTGTTTTTTGAAACCGCCAACCAGCGCACTTACTTCCTCGGCAAAATCATCCCCTACCGCGGAAGCTGGGTCGAATTCGAGTTCGACACCAAGAATCTGCTCTACGTCCGCATCGACCGCAAGCGCAAGTTCCTGGCCTCGATTTTCCTGCGCGCCCTCGGCCTGAAAACCGACGAGGAGATCCTCCGCACCTTCTATACCGTCGAGCGCCTGGTGGCCCGCAACGGTAAGCTCTACTGGCAGTTCGACGGCGCCCGCGAGCCGGAAAAGCAGACCAACCTGCTCGGCCAGAAACTCACCCACCGCGTCGTCAACGCCAAGGGCGAAGAAGTCGTTCATGCCGGCCGTCAGCTCCGTGCCCCGCTGCTGCGCGAGCTGGCCAAAACAAAAATTACCGAGTTCGAAGTCGATCCGGCCGATCTCGAAGGCGCCTTCACCGTCCAGGACATCGTCAACCGCGACAGCGGCGAAGTCGTGCTCGAGGCCAACACTGAGCTCAAGTGGGCCGATCTCGAAAAATACACTGCCGCCGGCGCAGCCGAACTGCAGGTGTTCTTCCCCGATCGCGATGTGGTGGGCAATATCCTTTCCGCCACGCTCCGCAAGGACGGCATCAAGACCCAGAACGAGGCCCTCATCGAGATTTACCGCAAGTTGCGCCCCGGCGATCCACCTACCTTGGATACCGCGCGCTCGCTGTTCGACGGCATGTTTTTCGACGCCCGCAAGTATGACTTCAGCCGCGTCGGCCGCCTCAAGTTCAACATCAAGCTCTACGACTCCGCCTCCGCCACTACGCTCGACAAGCGCACCCTGGATCCCGAGGATTTCTACGCCACCATTCGCTACCTGCTCAAGCTGCGGCGCGGCGAAGGCTCGGTGGATGACATCGATCACCTCGGCAACCGCCGCGTCCGCGCGGTGGGCGAGCTGCTCGAAAATCAGTTCCGCATCGGCCTGGTCCGCATGGAGCGCGCCATCAAGGAAAAGATGAGCGTCTTCCAGGAAATGGCCACCGCCATGCCCCATGACCTGGTCAACGCCAAGCCGGTCATGGCCGCCATCCGCGAGTTCTTCGGTTCCAGTCAGCTCTCGCAGTTCATGGATCAGACCAATCCCCTGAGCGAGATCACCCACAAGCGCCGCCTCTCCGCCCTCGGGCCGGGGGGTCTGTCGCGCGAGCGCGCCGGTTTCGAGGTGCGCGACGTGCATCCCACCCATTACGGCCGCATCTGCCCCATCGAGACGCCGGAAGGTCCCAACATCGGCCTCATCTCCTCGCTGAGCTGCTTCGCCCGCATCAACGAGTTCGGCTTCATCGAAAGCCCCTACCGCAAGGTGCGCGAGGGCCGCGTCATCGACTACGTCACCGTCACCAACGCCGGTGACAGCTCCCGAAAAGTCGGCGATCATCTCGAGCGCGAAGAAGCCGACGCCTGGAACGCCGCCGCCAAAAACAAGAAGCACATCGACTACGAACCCTTCTCCTTCTACCTGTCCGCCTGGGAAGAGGACAAGTACGTGGTCGCCCAGGCCAACGTGGCGCTCGACGCCCAGGGCCGCTTTGTCAACGAGCTGGTGAACGCCCGCCAGACTGGCAACTTCGTCCTTGTCTCCCGCGACAAGGTCGACTACATCGACGTTTCGCCCAAGCAGTTGGTCTCCGTGGCCGCGGCGCTCGTGCCTTTCCTCGAAAACGACGACGCCAACCGCGCCCTCATGGGCGCCAACATGCAGCGCCAGAGCGTCCCCCTGCTGCGCGCCGAAGCCCCCGTCGTCGGCACCGGCATGGAAGCCGTGGTCGCCCGTGACTCCGGCGCTACCGTCCTCGCCAAGCGCGGCGGCATCGTCGATTCGGTCGACTCCGAACGCATCATCGTCCGCATCGAGGGCGAAACCCACGCCGGCCAGATGTCGCGCGAAGTCGGCAGCGATATCTACCAGCTCACCAAATTCAAGCGCAGCAACCAGAACACCTGCATCAACCAGAAACCGGTGGTCAAGGAAGGCGAGCGCGTCATCAAGGGCCGCGTCCTCGCCGATGGTCCCTGCACCGATCAGGGCGAGCTGGCGCTCGGCCGCAACGTGCTGGTCGCTTTCATGCCCTGGCGCGGTTACAACTTTGAAGACGCCATCCTGATCAGCGAGAAGATGGTCAAGGAGGACTACTACACCTCCATCCACATCGAGGAGTTCGAGCTCGAATCGCGCGACACCAAGCTCGGCCCCGAAGAAGTCACCCGCGACATCCCCAACGTCAGCGAAACCTTCCTCAAGGAGCTGGACGAGAGCGGCATCGTCCGCATCGGCGCCCAGGTCAAGCCCGGCGACATCCTGGTAGGCAAGGTCACGCCCAAGGGGGAAACCCAGCTTACGCCGGAGGAGAAGCTGCTGCGCGCCATCTTCGGCGAAAAGGCCGGCGACGTCCGCGACGCCTCCCTCTACTGCCCGCCCGGCATCGAGGGCACCGTCGTCGAGGTCAAAATCTTCAGCCGCAAGGGCGCGGAAAAAGACGAGCGTGCCAAGGCCATCGATGCCGACGAAGAGGCCCGCCTCGACAAGAACTACGCCGACGAGGTCCGCATTCTCAACGACGAACGCACCAAGCGCCTGTTCAGTCTGGTCGGCGGCAAGGTCCTCACCCAGGACCTGCACGACGAGAAGACCAACAAGAAGCTGCTCGGCAAGGGCGACGCCCTTACCCGCGAAGCCATCGAGTCCATCTCCACCCGCAATCTCAAGCGCGCCCGCTATGACGGCAAGGACGCCCGCATCAACGAACAGGTGGACGAAATCGAAGAGCTGACCAGCCGCCAGATCGACGTGCTCGGCAAGATCTACCGCGAGCGCAAAGACAAGCTCAACCGCGGCGACGAGCTCCCGCCCGGCGTCATCAAGATGGTCAAGGTCTACATCGCCATGAAGCGCAAGCTTTCCGTGGGCGATAAGATGGCCGGCCGTCACGGCAATAAGGGCGTCATCGCCCGCATCCTGCCGGAAGAGGACATGCCCTACATGGCCGATGGCACCCCCATGGAGATCGTCCTCAACCCCCTCGGCGTTCCCAGCCGTATGAACGTGGGCCAGATTCTCGAAACCCACCTCGGCTGGGCCGGCCGCGCTCTCGGCCTCACCTTCGCCTCACCCGTCTTTGACGGCGCCCGCGAAAACGAAATCAAGGAGCTGCTGCGCAAGGCCAGCCTGCCCGAGTCCGGCAAGACCCGCCTGCGCGACGGCATCACCGGCCAGAAGTTCGAGCAGCCCGTCACCGTCGGCTACATCTACATGCTCAAGCTCAGCCACCTGGTGGATGACAAGATCCACGCCCGTTCCATCGGTCCCTACTCGCTGATTACGCAGCAGCCGCTGGGCGGCAAGGCCCAGTTCGGCGGCCAGCGCTTCGGCGAAATGGAGGTCTGGGCGCTGGAGGCCTACGGCGCCGCCTACATCCTCCAGGAACTGCTCACCGCCAAATCCGACGACGTCTACGGACGCGCCAAAATTTACGAAGCCATTGTGAAGGGCGAGGCCGCCATCGAGCCCGGCGTGCCCGAATCCTTCAACGTCCTGATCCGCGAATTGCAATCGCTGTGTCTCGATGTCGAGTTGATGAAAAGCCACAAAGAACCCGAACTACTGGCCGTCGCCGCCGACGACTAGAAAACGGCTTTCAGCGATCAGCCGTCAGCGATCAGCCAGCACAGAACGGCTGAAAGCTGACCGCTGATTGCTGATAGCCCCTTGGCCGGAGAGACAAAACCTCAGGAGCCCCATCCTCCAGGAGATCGCAAATATGTACCGCAGCAGCCCTTACGACCGCGCCAATCTGATTGCCGACTTCGACAGCATCCGCATCTCCCTCGCCTCGCCCGAGAAGATCCGCGACTGGTCCCACGGCGAAGTCACCAAGCCCGAGACCATCAACTACCGCACCTTCAAGCCCGAGCGCGACGGCCTGTTCTGCGCCCGCATCTTCGGTCCCGTTACCGACTGGGAGTGCCTCTGCGGCAAGTACAAGCGCATGAAGCACCGCGGCGTCATCTGCGACAAGTGCGGCGTCGAAGTCACCCTCTCCAAGGTCCGGCGCGAGCGCCTCGGCCACATCGAGCTCGCCTCCCCGTGCAGCCACGTCTGGTTCTTCAAGGGCCTGCCCAGCCGCATCGGCCATCTGCTCGACATCAGCCTGCGCGAGCTCGAAAAAGTTCTCTACTTTGAAGCCTACGTCGTCGTCGATCCCGGCGACACTGCGCTCAAGGAGCGCCAGGTCCTCACCGAGGACGAATACCGCAAGCTCATCGGCGAGGGCATGGCGGGCCACTTCACCGCGCTGATGGGTGCCGAAGCCATCCGCGAGCTGCTCAAGCGCGTCGAAATTCCGGAGCTGGCCGTGGAAATGCGCGAAAAAATGCGCAGTGAGACCAGCGTCCAGAAGCGCATCAAGTACGCCAAGCGCCTCAAGGTCGTCGACGCCTTCCGCAAAAGCCAGAACAAGCCCGAGTGGATGATCCTCGAAGTTCTGCCCGTCATCCCGCCCGAGCTGCGCCCCCTCGTGCCCCTCGATGGCGGCCGTTTCGCCACCAGCGATCTCAACGATCTCTACCGCCGCGTCATCAACCGCAACAACCGCCTCAAGAAGCTGATGGAGCTGCACGCCCCGGAAGTCATCGTGCGCAACGAAAAGCGCATGCTTCAGGAGGCCGTCGACGCCCTGTTTGACAACGGCCGCCGCGGCCGCGTCCTGCGCGGCGCCAACAACCGCCCCCTCAAGTCCCTCTCCGATACCCTCAAGGGCAAGCAGGGCCGCTTCCGCCAGAACCTGCTGGGCAAGCGCGTCGACTACTCCGGCCGCTCCGTCATCGTCGTCGGCCCCGACCTCAAGCTCAACCAGTGCGGTCTGCCCAAGAAGATGGCGCTCGAGCTCTTCAAGCCCTTCATCTATCACCGCCTCGAGCAGACCGGCCACTGCACCACCATCAAGCAGGCCAAGGAGATGGTCGAGCAGTCCGAACCCATCGTCTGGGACATCCTCGAAGAGGTCATCAAGGACCACCCCGTCCTGCTCAACCGCGCTCCTACCCTCCATCGCCTCGGCATCCAGGCCTTCGAGCCGGTGCTGGTCGAGGGCAAGGCCATCAAGATTCATCCTCTGGTCTGCACCGCCTTCAACGCCGATTTCGACGGCGACCAGATGGCCGTGCATATTCCGTTGTCGCCGGAGGCGCAGGTGGAAGCCAGCGTCCTCATGCTCAGCGCCAACAACATCCTCTCGCCCGCCAGCGGACAGCCCATTACCGTCCCCACCCAGGACATGGTCCTGGGTGTCTACTACCTCACCAAGGGTAATGACACGGCCCCCGGCGCCGGCCGCACCTTCGGCAATCCTGAGAATGTCTTCATCGCGCTCGAGATGAACGAGGTCGAAATCATGACCCCCATCCGGCTGCGCTATACCGGCAAGCTCATCGACATGCCTTCGGCCTATGACTCCCAGGACGTGGTCCATGCCGAAGTCCAGAACGTCACCAACTACTACATCAAAACTACGGTCGGCTCGGTCATCCTCAATGACCACCTGCCCAAGCGCATGCCCTTCGTCAACGGCCTGCTCAAGAAGAAGGGCCTGAGCTCGCTCGTCAACTTCGCCTACCTCAACTTCGGCCTCGAGGATTCCGTCAAGATGCTCGACGGCATCAAGTCCCTCGGCTTCATGGCGGCCACCCGCTCCGGCATGTCCATCGGCATCGAGGATCTGGTCATCCCCGCCAGCAAGGCATCGCTGGTGAAAGACGCCGAAAAGCAGGTGGTCGAGGTCCAGAAGCAGTACCTCGACGGCGCCATCACCAACGGCGAGCGCTACAACAAGGTCGTCGAAATCTGGTCCAACATCACCGAGCGCGTCTCCGACGAAATGTTCTCCGTGCTCGAAAAACAGGACCGCGAGGGCTTCGTCAACCCCGTCTTCGTTATGGCCGATAGCGGCGCCCGCGGCTCCAAGCAGCAGATCCGCCAGCTTTCCGGTATGCGCGGCCTGATGGCGAAGCCATCGGGTGAAATCATCGAGACCCCGATCACGGCCAACTTCCGCGAAGGCCTCACCGTGCTGCAGTACTTCATCTCCACCCACGGCGCCCGCAAGGGCTTGGCCGACACGGCGCTCAAGACCGCCGATTCCGGCTATCTCACCCGCCGCCTGGTCGATGTCGCTCAGGATGTCATCATCAGCGACGACGACTGCGGCACCGTCGACGGCATCCACGTCGGCGCCATCGTCGATGCCGGCGAGACCGTCGAGAGCCTCGGCGACCGCATCGTCGGCCGCGTCTCCCTCGAACGTGTCAAGGACTTCGAAGGCCACACCATCGTCGATGTCAACGGCCTGATCACCGAGGAGCTGGCCCATCGCATCCAGAGCTCCGGCATCGAGAAGGTGCTCATCCGCTCCGTGCTCACCTGCGAAGCCAAGCGCGGCGTCTGCGTCAACTGCTACGGCCGCAACCTGGCCACCGGCAAGGTGGTCGAGATGGGCGAAGCCGTCGGCGTCATCGCGGCGCAGTCCATCGGCGAGCCCGGCACGCAGCTCACCATGCGCACCTTCCACATCGGCGGCACCGCCAGTCGCGTCAGCGAGCAGTCCCGCCAGGAAACCCGCAGCGCCGGCTTCATCAAGTTCCACAACCTCGCCACCGTCCGCACCAAGGATGGCGGCCTGGTGGTCATGAACCGCAACGGCATGATCGCCGTCGTCGATGACAAGGGCCGCGAGCGGGAGCGTTACACCGCCGTCTACGGCGCCCGCCTCAAGAAGAACGAAGGCGATCCGGTCGCCATGGGCGAGGTCATGCTCGAATGGGACCCCTACACCTTCTCCATCCTCACGGAAATCGCCGGCACGGTGAAGTTCAAGGACATGGAGGAAGGCTCGACCCTGCACGAGGAGGTCGATGATGTCACCGGCCTTTCGCACTGGGTCGTCACCGAATCCACCGACGAGAAGCGTCAGCCCCAGATCCTGATCGGCGAAGGCAAGAAGAACCGCAAGTACCTCATGCCCTCCCACGCTCACTTGATGGTCACCGACGGCATGGAGGTCTCGGCCGGCGACGTGCTCGCCAAGATTCCCCGCGAAACCACCAAGACCAAGGACATCACCGGCGGTCTGCCCCGCGTCGTCGAGTTGTTCGAGGCGCGCAAGCCGCGCGAAACCGCCGTCATCAGCGAAATCGATGGCACCGTCAAGTACGGCGAAGTCAGCAAGGGCCAGCGCAAGATCCTGGTCATCAGCGACAAGGGCGACGAGCGCGAATATCTGCTGCCGCGCGGCGTCCGCATCGCCGCCCAGGAAGGCGAGCGCGTCCACGCCGGCGATCCCCTCATGGATGGCCCCCGCAATCCACACGACATCCTTGCCGTCCTCGGCGAAAAGGAACTGCAGGCCTACCTGGTCAATGAAATCCAGGAGGTCTACCGCCTCCAGGGCGTCAACATCAACGATAAGCACATCGAGACCATCGTCCGCCAGATGATGCGCTGGGTGCGCGTCGAAGATGTCGGCGACACCGAGTTCCTGGTCGATGAGCAGGTGGACAAGTTCCACTTCCGCGAAGAGAACGAGCGCGTTATCGCCCTCGGCCAGCGCCCGGCGACCGGCCGTCCGCTGCTGCTCGGCATCACCAAGGCGTCGCTGTCCACCGACAGCTTCATCTCGGCCGCCAGCTTCCAGGAAACCACCCGCGTCCTCACCGAGGCCTCGATTCAGGGCAAGATCGACTACCTGCGCGGCCTCAAAGAGAACGTCATCATGGGCCGCCTCATCCCCGCCGGCACCGGTCTCGATCACTACCGCAACGTCCGCCTCATCGGCGAGCAGGAAGAGGAAGAAGCCGCCCTCCAGGCCGTCCAGCTCCCGCCCTCGCCCTACGAGGAAGCCGAGCGCGCCCTGGATTTATTCCGTAACGACACCGGCGACGACGACCTGGAAGATCTCGGCGCCGAGTAGCCGGACCTCTTCCGTAACGGCGAACGACGCTGTGCGTCGTTCGCGGCGACGACGACCTCGAAGACCTCGGCGCGGAGTAATGCGTCAGGGTTTCGATGTTCGCCCGTGTGAGCGCGTGCCACTCCGACACGAGCGCCTCCAGCGCGCCACATCGATCCACTGGCAGAAACGCGCTAGCGTCCGTAAATCTGACCGAGGGCGGCCAGAAGGATTAATCCAATCACGATCAGCGTGATGGTGAGCCACCCGCGGCGCCCTTTTTGCCCCATTTAGCTTTCATTTTAGTTGCCTGCGTGGCTCCATGTCCACACCGGCTCAACCTTATGCCCGCGCCGCGCATCTCCAGTCACGTTCGGGAGGTCTTTATGCGCATGCCATCGTGGTTCGTGCTCGTGCTCTGTCTCTGCGTCCCGGCCGGTCTTCTCGCTCAGGGCGGCAACATTCAGCCCGTGCAAGACCAGATGCAGAATCAGCAATTGCAGCAGATCCAGCAGCAGGGCTATAACGCCGGTTTCCGCGACGGCGTCACCGACTATCGCTCGCACGCACGTTACAGTTTTCAGAGCCATCCGGTCTACCAGAGCGCCAGCCTGGGGTACTCGCCCAACAACGGCATCAGCGAGCAGACCTACAAGATAAACTTCCAGACCGGCTTCGAGCACGGCTACGATGACGGCTTCTATGGCCGCAGCAGTGACAGCAACGCCCAGCGCCAGCGCGCCTACAGCGGCGAGACCTCCGCTCGTGTGCCCAGCCGTGCCGCCGCCGCTCCAGCGCAGTCGCAGGCTCCCGGCAACGCCACCATCCCCGCGGGCACCGCGCTGCAGTTGAAGCTGAACAATACCCTCAGCACGCGCAGCAGCACCCCCGGCAGCACCTTCACGGCTACGGTCACACAACCCGTCACCAGTTCTGACGGACGCACCGTCGTGGTTCCCGTGGGCAGCACGGTCGAAGGCAAGGTAGAATCCGTGGTGCGCAGCGGCAGCATCTCTGGCACCGCTCGCCTGCAGCTCGCCTTCGATCAACTTCGGCTGCCGGATGGTCAAAGCTTTCCTCTGAGTGCCCAACTCAGTAATGTAAATGAGAATTCAGGCGTAGGTGGCGCCATCACCGGCACGCCGTCCACCACCAATGAAGGCGGCGTGCAACAGTCGAAAACCCGCCGCACCGTCGGCACTGCCGCCGCTGGCGGCGCGGTCGGCGCGCTCATCGGCGCCATCGCTGGTGGCGGCAAAGGCGCCGGCATCGGCACCGCCGTCGGTGCTGGTCTCGGTGTTGTCCTCGCCAGCCGTAACGGCGCGCTCGATCTTCCCGCCGGTACGCCCATCACCGTGACTCTCAACCAACCGATCCAACTCGGCCAGCGCTAGGGTGAGTTTGTCAGTATTTCAGTAGCTCAGTTTGTCAGTTCAGCGGTGCGACGGCTGACCGCCAGCCATTCCGTGCCCGGACCTGCTCGATGCCCTCGATTTGCTGTTCCAGAAATTCCAGCCGCTGCGCGGGCGTCAGCGACAGCATCCAGCGGATCAGGCTGCGGTCCACGCCGTGCTCGTCATTGGAGCTCTGCTGACGCCTGGCGTCCGCCATGCGCTAGTGGCCTGCGCCATGGATTTTGCCGGTCAGCTGCAGGCGGTCTTGCGCGTCCGCCGCTTCGGCAAACGCGCGGAAGCTGCCGTAATCGGCCGGCGCGATCCGGTTCGCCTTCAGGAACAGCGTGCGATGGAACGCAAGGGTGCCGCCGGTTTGCACGAAACTGGAATCGAACCGCCCGAAACCGTTGCTGATGTTGGCGGCCTTGGGAAGATTCGCCTGGCCGAACCGTGCCGGCAGCGTCAGCGTGACGTTGGTCTGCTCGAAGCTGTCGCCGTTAATGAGTAGCGGCTCCTTGCGGAAGGGAAGCGGCGCGTACCGTCGTTGCACACCGACGGCACCCGTCAGGTGCTGAATATCCCAGCCCGAACCGGGCGTATTGCCATCCACGTTGATGAAGTTCGGCACCGTCGCCTCAATGGAAAAAATCAGCGGCTTGTCCTTGGCATTGCGGTTCTCGATGGCGCCGCCGGTCGCGCTGGCATTCGGATAGCTGGCGAGCAATAGCTGCTGGTAGATCTGCGGCAGGCTGGAGTCCGGCAGACTCGCCAGCTCATGCCGCACCTGTTCGCCCGCCGGTCCGCGGAACTCCATTTGTAGGTGTATCTTGGCATCGCCGGAATCCGCCACCGCTCCGGTTACGCTAACCACCAATCCATCCAGCGGCGACTCGAACGCCGGCAAATGCATGAACCCCGCCCTGCCGTTGGCGCTCGCCACAATCGCCATGCCGCCCCGGATGCCCGGCGCAATGTAGTCCAGGTGCGCGAAGCGTCCCATCAGGTCGTACCACCCCGAGGCCGGATTGCTCGCATCCGCGCCGCTGCCCACGTGCACCAGCGGGTACTGGAACTGAAAAATGCTGGGGATCCTGATGGAGCTGTCGTCCGTCACCGCCCGTGCCAGCACCAGTTGACAAGGCACCTTAGCCGCCGACAGCAAGCCCAGAAACACCGCCACCCGATTGCCTGAACGGTCGGTGAAGAACTGCCGCGCCGGACTCAGAATGCTGCCCGGCCCGGGCTGCACATTCGCCGCCACCCACTGGAAAATCGCGTTCGCCTTGGCGACGTCGTTTGCCTTGCCCGCGGTCAACTCCGCCGCCTTCTGCCGCATCTCCAGCGTCGTGCGCCGCACCGCGAAGTCATGGTCGGCGTAGTAGCGGCTGATC comes from the Acidobacteriota bacterium genome and includes:
- a CDS encoding 50S ribosomal protein L10, which codes for MALTKAQKQTRVDSLQAALADASTLIVTGFSGLTVAQDFELRKRLRAAGGHFRVIKNTLARRAAQGSSAAGVLEKLTGVNAIAYTSGDGVALAKVLRDYCKDNPALVVHAGVVEGAVVDARGVEQLASIPSKPELYAKLLWLLQAPAQRLVTVLQATGRNTAVVIDQGVKANKFHE
- a CDS encoding 50S ribosomal protein L7/L12, which codes for MADLQTLVDSIKNLTLLEASQLVKQLEEELGVSAAAAAPVVVAGGGPAAGGAAPAEEKTEFAVVLTAVGANKINVIKVVREVTSLGLKEAKDLVDGAPKTVKEGVPKEEAETIKKKFTDAGATVEVK
- the rpoB gene encoding DNA-directed RNA polymerase subunit beta, with product MPFHPDGTPIRTDFSKIPTAIQIPNLIEVQRQSYERFLQMDLLPGERDDGGLQSVFNSVFPISDFRGVSQLDFVDYAIGNWECKCGNLRGLHHLRSTCRGCGATIITNPFQAGEILCRHCGTYNANVPTFCQKCGDPVGLQLKNDRAECEDKGSTYSAPLKVTIRLTIYDKDPETGVKSIRDIKEQEVFFGDIPLMTENGTFIINGTERVIVSQLHRSPGVFFETANQRTYFLGKIIPYRGSWVEFEFDTKNLLYVRIDRKRKFLASIFLRALGLKTDEEILRTFYTVERLVARNGKLYWQFDGAREPEKQTNLLGQKLTHRVVNAKGEEVVHAGRQLRAPLLRELAKTKITEFEVDPADLEGAFTVQDIVNRDSGEVVLEANTELKWADLEKYTAAGAAELQVFFPDRDVVGNILSATLRKDGIKTQNEALIEIYRKLRPGDPPTLDTARSLFDGMFFDARKYDFSRVGRLKFNIKLYDSASATTLDKRTLDPEDFYATIRYLLKLRRGEGSVDDIDHLGNRRVRAVGELLENQFRIGLVRMERAIKEKMSVFQEMATAMPHDLVNAKPVMAAIREFFGSSQLSQFMDQTNPLSEITHKRRLSALGPGGLSRERAGFEVRDVHPTHYGRICPIETPEGPNIGLISSLSCFARINEFGFIESPYRKVREGRVIDYVTVTNAGDSSRKVGDHLEREEADAWNAAAKNKKHIDYEPFSFYLSAWEEDKYVVAQANVALDAQGRFVNELVNARQTGNFVLVSRDKVDYIDVSPKQLVSVAAALVPFLENDDANRALMGANMQRQSVPLLRAEAPVVGTGMEAVVARDSGATVLAKRGGIVDSVDSERIIVRIEGETHAGQMSREVGSDIYQLTKFKRSNQNTCINQKPVVKEGERVIKGRVLADGPCTDQGELALGRNVLVAFMPWRGYNFEDAILISEKMVKEDYYTSIHIEEFELESRDTKLGPEEVTRDIPNVSETFLKELDESGIVRIGAQVKPGDILVGKVTPKGETQLTPEEKLLRAIFGEKAGDVRDASLYCPPGIEGTVVEVKIFSRKGAEKDERAKAIDADEEARLDKNYADEVRILNDERTKRLFSLVGGKVLTQDLHDEKTNKKLLGKGDALTREAIESISTRNLKRARYDGKDARINEQVDEIEELTSRQIDVLGKIYRERKDKLNRGDELPPGVIKMVKVYIAMKRKLSVGDKMAGRHGNKGVIARILPEEDMPYMADGTPMEIVLNPLGVPSRMNVGQILETHLGWAGRALGLTFASPVFDGARENEIKELLRKASLPESGKTRLRDGITGQKFEQPVTVGYIYMLKLSHLVDDKIHARSIGPYSLITQQPLGGKAQFGGQRFGEMEVWALEAYGAAYILQELLTAKSDDVYGRAKIYEAIVKGEAAIEPGVPESFNVLIRELQSLCLDVELMKSHKEPELLAVAADD
- the rpoC gene encoding DNA-directed RNA polymerase subunit beta', encoding MYRSSPYDRANLIADFDSIRISLASPEKIRDWSHGEVTKPETINYRTFKPERDGLFCARIFGPVTDWECLCGKYKRMKHRGVICDKCGVEVTLSKVRRERLGHIELASPCSHVWFFKGLPSRIGHLLDISLRELEKVLYFEAYVVVDPGDTALKERQVLTEDEYRKLIGEGMAGHFTALMGAEAIRELLKRVEIPELAVEMREKMRSETSVQKRIKYAKRLKVVDAFRKSQNKPEWMILEVLPVIPPELRPLVPLDGGRFATSDLNDLYRRVINRNNRLKKLMELHAPEVIVRNEKRMLQEAVDALFDNGRRGRVLRGANNRPLKSLSDTLKGKQGRFRQNLLGKRVDYSGRSVIVVGPDLKLNQCGLPKKMALELFKPFIYHRLEQTGHCTTIKQAKEMVEQSEPIVWDILEEVIKDHPVLLNRAPTLHRLGIQAFEPVLVEGKAIKIHPLVCTAFNADFDGDQMAVHIPLSPEAQVEASVLMLSANNILSPASGQPITVPTQDMVLGVYYLTKGNDTAPGAGRTFGNPENVFIALEMNEVEIMTPIRLRYTGKLIDMPSAYDSQDVVHAEVQNVTNYYIKTTVGSVILNDHLPKRMPFVNGLLKKKGLSSLVNFAYLNFGLEDSVKMLDGIKSLGFMAATRSGMSIGIEDLVIPASKASLVKDAEKQVVEVQKQYLDGAITNGERYNKVVEIWSNITERVSDEMFSVLEKQDREGFVNPVFVMADSGARGSKQQIRQLSGMRGLMAKPSGEIIETPITANFREGLTVLQYFISTHGARKGLADTALKTADSGYLTRRLVDVAQDVIISDDDCGTVDGIHVGAIVDAGETVESLGDRIVGRVSLERVKDFEGHTIVDVNGLITEELAHRIQSSGIEKVLIRSVLTCEAKRGVCVNCYGRNLATGKVVEMGEAVGVIAAQSIGEPGTQLTMRTFHIGGTASRVSEQSRQETRSAGFIKFHNLATVRTKDGGLVVMNRNGMIAVVDDKGRERERYTAVYGARLKKNEGDPVAMGEVMLEWDPYTFSILTEIAGTVKFKDMEEGSTLHEEVDDVTGLSHWVVTESTDEKRQPQILIGEGKKNRKYLMPSHAHLMVTDGMEVSAGDVLAKIPRETTKTKDITGGLPRVVELFEARKPRETAVISEIDGTVKYGEVSKGQRKILVISDKGDEREYLLPRGVRIAAQEGERVHAGDPLMDGPRNPHDILAVLGEKELQAYLVNEIQEVYRLQGVNINDKHIETIVRQMMRWVRVEDVGDTEFLVDEQVDKFHFREENERVIALGQRPATGRPLLLGITKASLSTDSFISAASFQETTRVLTEASIQGKIDYLRGLKENVIMGRLIPAGTGLDHYRNVRLIGEQEEEEAALQAVQLPPSPYEEAERALDLFRNDTGDDDLEDLGAE